One window of Bacillus alkalicellulosilyticus genomic DNA carries:
- a CDS encoding substrate-binding domain-containing protein — MSRKKVTMQQIADTVGVSKYVVSKTLNGKPGVKDKTREKILFVAKQLGYFKNNVNPLLQNEKDEDQTSFIMVVLPNRRYQFESLYWGKIVEGLSEGIKELNNGMVIVTEEQPFQDMIHTKGLKGIIGVGSISTEMLVELQQLEVPIILIDHEEPLITADSIFKDNIDGVQKVTNHLLSLGHKHLFFIGDIEHSRSFYDRWLGFRIAIEYACLHEDIRSELIDLKYSQEFKQTFSQWFSNYKQEGNKLATAFVCANDDIAKKVMEVLKENDLRIPEDCSITGFDNLDVGLYTDPSLTTVQVLKEAIGKRAVSKLYWRIANHSYPPEKTLVQGEVIIRKSVAPPK, encoded by the coding sequence ATGTCTAGAAAAAAAGTCACCATGCAACAAATTGCGGATACAGTTGGTGTATCGAAATATGTTGTTTCCAAAACACTAAACGGAAAACCAGGCGTAAAGGATAAAACAAGAGAAAAAATCCTATTTGTTGCTAAACAATTAGGTTACTTCAAAAACAATGTGAATCCATTGCTTCAAAATGAAAAGGACGAAGACCAAACTTCTTTTATTATGGTGGTCTTACCGAATCGTCGCTATCAATTTGAGTCCTTATATTGGGGGAAAATTGTTGAAGGCCTATCAGAAGGAATAAAAGAATTAAATAACGGAATGGTCATAGTGACTGAAGAACAACCATTTCAAGATATGATTCACACCAAAGGATTAAAAGGCATTATAGGTGTTGGAAGTATTTCAACTGAAATGCTAGTAGAATTGCAACAACTAGAGGTACCTATCATCCTTATCGACCATGAAGAACCATTAATAACAGCTGATTCTATTTTTAAGGATAATATTGATGGAGTTCAAAAAGTGACGAACCACTTACTATCGCTTGGACATAAACATCTATTCTTTATAGGGGATATTGAACATTCTCGTAGTTTTTATGACCGTTGGTTAGGGTTTCGAATAGCGATAGAGTATGCTTGTTTACACGAGGATATCCGTTCAGAATTAATTGATTTGAAGTATAGTCAGGAATTTAAACAAACGTTCTCACAATGGTTTTCAAATTATAAACAAGAAGGAAATAAGTTGGCGACCGCTTTTGTCTGTGCCAACGATGACATCGCAAAAAAAGTAATGGAAGTTTTGAAGGAAAATGATTTACGTATTCCAGAAGATTGTTCAATTACGGGTTTTGATAACTTGGATGTAGGATTGTATACTGACCCGAGCTTAACGACGGTACAAGTTTTAAAAGAAGCTATCGGTAAAAGAGCTGTTTCAAAACTGTATTGGAGAATAGCCAATCATTCCTATCCTCCCGAAAAAACGTTAGTTCAAGGAGAAGTAATCATAAGAAAATCGGTAGCTCCTCCGAAGTAG
- the fdhD gene encoding formate dehydrogenase accessory sulfurtransferase FdhD, whose amino-acid sequence MNHEMSIKRQIVKYQSQQFVTIEDNIVTEFPLTIFVNGIEFATMVCTPTHFEEMVIGFLASEGLIRFYEEIKNLTIDEGKGFAYVVLSEKKEINQQSYTKRFIGSCCGKSRQFYFQNDVKTAKTSTSNTIVSAEQCVALMNHMQGNSLVFKETGGVHNAAICSSEQVLVTRTDIGRHNALDKLFGHCIRNKIAVRDKILVFSGRISSEVLTKAAKIGVGIVLSKSAPTDLAIKLAEDLNITAVGFIRGNSFNIYSHPQRIVL is encoded by the coding sequence ATGAATCATGAGATGAGCATCAAGAGACAAATTGTTAAGTATCAGTCTCAGCAATTTGTTACAATAGAAGATAACATTGTCACTGAGTTTCCACTGACGATTTTTGTAAATGGAATTGAATTTGCTACAATGGTATGTACCCCTACCCACTTCGAAGAAATGGTTATTGGCTTTTTAGCATCCGAAGGACTTATTCGTTTTTACGAGGAAATCAAAAATCTCACAATAGATGAGGGTAAAGGCTTTGCCTATGTCGTATTATCTGAGAAGAAAGAAATCAATCAACAATCCTATACAAAGCGATTTATTGGTTCGTGTTGTGGAAAAAGCCGACAATTCTACTTTCAAAATGATGTAAAAACGGCTAAAACCTCAACGTCCAATACGATTGTGTCAGCAGAACAATGTGTAGCTTTGATGAACCATATGCAAGGAAACAGTCTTGTTTTTAAAGAAACTGGCGGAGTCCACAATGCCGCCATCTGTAGTTCTGAACAAGTTCTAGTCACCCGAACAGACATTGGGAGGCACAATGCGCTTGATAAATTGTTTGGACATTGTATACGCAATAAAATCGCTGTGCGAGACAAGATCCTTGTTTTTAGTGGAAGGATATCTTCTGAGGTGTTAACGAAAGCGGCTAAAATCGGTGTGGGAATCGTACTTTCGAAATCCGCTCCGACAGATCTAGCCATAAAACTTGCGGAAGATTTAAATATAACGGCTGTAGGCTTTATTCGTGGCAATTCTTTTAATATCTATTCTCACCCACAGAGGATTGTCCTATAA
- the moaA gene encoding GTP 3',8-cyclase MoaA yields the protein MSNESSIFDQLNRPLRDLRISVTDKCNFRCSYCMPADIFGPDFPFLSRKELLSFEEIERLTSIFVHTLGVKKIRITGGEPLMRKDLPLLIKKLSSIDGVQDIAMTTNGSLLAKHAKSLKEAGLQRVTVSLDSLNDEIFGKINGRGVSVQTVLDGIEAAAAVDMKVKINMVVKRGMNEQEIIPMASFFKEKGHIIRFIEFMDVGNSNDWKLNDVYSKKQIIADIDKVMPLEAIEPNYPGEVATRYRYVGTNEEIGVISSVTDAFCGSCNRARLSAEGKLYTCLFSSIGHDIRDPIRSGLDDNQLADYLSAIWFKRNDRYSEERGKITRKTKRVEMSRIGG from the coding sequence ATGAGCAATGAGTCATCTATATTTGACCAATTGAATCGACCTCTTCGTGATTTGCGAATCTCGGTAACCGACAAATGTAACTTTCGTTGCTCCTACTGTATGCCAGCAGATATTTTCGGTCCAGATTTCCCATTCCTCTCAAGGAAGGAACTGCTTTCTTTTGAGGAAATTGAAAGGTTAACTTCGATTTTCGTTCACACACTTGGCGTGAAAAAGATTCGAATTACAGGTGGAGAACCTTTAATGCGAAAAGATCTCCCCCTGTTAATTAAAAAGCTTTCCTCAATTGATGGGGTCCAAGACATTGCTATGACTACCAATGGTTCATTGCTAGCCAAACATGCAAAGTCTTTAAAAGAAGCTGGATTACAAAGAGTTACCGTCAGCCTAGATTCTCTAAATGATGAGATTTTCGGTAAGATTAACGGACGTGGTGTCTCTGTTCAAACGGTATTGGACGGTATTGAAGCTGCAGCTGCTGTCGATATGAAAGTTAAAATAAATATGGTCGTTAAAAGAGGTATGAATGAGCAAGAGATTATTCCTATGGCTTCATTTTTTAAAGAAAAAGGACATATTATTCGGTTTATCGAGTTTATGGACGTTGGCAATTCAAATGATTGGAAGCTTAATGATGTGTATTCCAAGAAACAAATCATTGCTGATATTGATAAAGTCATGCCTTTAGAAGCAATTGAACCAAATTACCCTGGAGAGGTTGCCACTCGATACCGGTATGTTGGGACGAATGAGGAAATTGGTGTCATCTCGTCAGTAACAGATGCGTTTTGTGGAAGTTGCAATCGAGCTCGTCTATCGGCAGAAGGGAAACTTTATACATGTCTATTTTCTTCGATCGGTCATGACATAAGAGATCCTATCAGGTCTGGGTTAGATGATAACCAGCTGGCTGACTACCTGAGTGCCATTTGGTTTAAACGAAACGACCGCTACTCAGAAGAACGAGGCAAGATAACAAGGAAAACCAAAAGAGTTGAAATGTCTAGAATTGGTGGCTAA
- a CDS encoding group-specific protein yields the protein MGECKLDHSLEDVKKKLEQQQSFLPVSLVQKCEAFLEQEPTQLQLNELFHLLKKYDLATKVEQQERNKAIEQL from the coding sequence ATGGGTGAATGTAAACTTGACCACTCACTAGAAGATGTTAAGAAAAAACTAGAACAACAGCAATCTTTTTTACCAGTTTCCCTAGTGCAAAAGTGTGAAGCCTTTTTAGAACAGGAACCGACACAATTACAGCTGAACGAACTTTTTCACCTTCTTAAAAAGTACGACTTAGCCACAAAGGTAGAACAACAAGAAAGAAATAAAGCGATCGAACAATTGTAA
- a CDS encoding MFS transporter has product MIYFIYFVIIISFIDNFAQFPIISPFAEEIGGTSFMIGLTVGMYSFSNMVGNLVAGRWIDQIGRKKVMVVGMLIAAVSVLLYAFVYMPSQLVLVRFLHGIGGGLMVPAVFALLSDFKKEQTSGKAMSLSGAAIGIAAILGPAFSGTLSEIYGRSFVFTSLFILLLITAILVGLFLPESNMNGKMKKKSFLLPKKRIIQLRQSYIGAFALMFSIGILTLMLPLKVKALGLGAASTGMLMSSYGVAAIILFLLPVSSWLKTIGKTTTMVAGMSIMAVALVLLSAFQSFGLLLVAMVLFGFGFALLFPAMTSLIIDKTEVEERGRAFGIFYAFFSLGVVIGPIVIGLLGVSPNQGFIVASFILLLLSVTIGRRRKVIAQ; this is encoded by the coding sequence ATGATATATTTTATTTATTTCGTAATCATTATTAGTTTTATAGACAACTTTGCGCAATTTCCGATTATTTCTCCATTTGCTGAAGAGATTGGTGGTACTTCTTTTATGATTGGGTTAACTGTTGGAATGTACTCGTTTAGTAATATGGTTGGAAATCTTGTAGCGGGCCGCTGGATCGACCAAATCGGAAGGAAAAAAGTGATGGTCGTTGGAATGCTTATTGCTGCTGTAAGCGTACTTCTTTATGCATTTGTTTACATGCCGTCTCAATTGGTATTAGTACGCTTTTTACATGGAATTGGTGGAGGATTAATGGTTCCTGCCGTATTTGCCTTGCTAAGTGATTTTAAAAAAGAGCAGACAAGTGGAAAAGCAATGTCGTTATCAGGTGCAGCAATTGGAATTGCGGCCATATTGGGTCCTGCTTTTAGTGGGACCTTAAGTGAAATCTATGGACGTTCTTTTGTCTTTACTTCGTTGTTTATTCTTTTGTTAATAACAGCGATTCTTGTTGGATTGTTTCTTCCTGAATCAAACATGAATGGTAAAATGAAAAAGAAGTCATTTCTCTTGCCAAAAAAGAGAATTATTCAGTTGAGACAGTCTTATATCGGTGCTTTTGCGCTTATGTTTTCGATTGGGATTTTAACGCTTATGCTTCCGTTAAAAGTAAAGGCTCTTGGATTAGGAGCAGCTTCGACTGGAATGCTTATGAGTTCTTATGGAGTGGCTGCGATTATTTTGTTTCTTTTGCCGGTCTCTAGCTGGTTAAAGACAATAGGGAAAACGACAACAATGGTTGCAGGGATGAGCATTATGGCTGTAGCGTTAGTGCTGCTAAGTGCTTTTCAATCATTTGGTCTGCTTCTAGTTGCAATGGTGTTATTTGGATTCGGCTTTGCACTACTCTTTCCAGCGATGACTTCTTTAATCATCGACAAAACAGAAGTGGAAGAGCGGGGAAGAGCGTTTGGAATCTTCTACGCCTTTTTCTCTCTTGGAGTTGTCATTGGTCCTATAGTGATTGGACTTTTAGGTGTATCCCCCAATCAAGGGTTTATCGTAGCTTCTTTCATTTTGCTACTGTTAAGTGTGACAATAGGTAGAAGACGAAAAGTAATTGCACAATAA
- a CDS encoding 6-phospho-beta-glucosidase, with product MKKGLKVCVIGGGSSYTPELIEGFIIRHAELPVEELYLVDIEAGKEKLEIVGALAKRMLEKAGVPTKITLTLDRREAIKDADFVITQIRVGLLEARARDEHIPLRYNCIGQETTGAGGFAKAIRTIPVVLDICKDIEELAPNAFLLNFTNPAGILTEAVLTHTNVKTIGLCNIPIGTKMQVAKLFDTEVSDVFIEMVGINHLNWTTKIIVQGKDITSEVLSKASDAKGLTMKNVPDFGWDDDFLQSLGSLPCAYHRYFYMKEEMLAEQLESLNTTGTRANVVQQVETELFELYKDENLAMKPPQLQERGGAYYSEAALDLISSIYNNKRDIQTVNVMNNGVISCLPDHVAVEVNCVIDAQGAHPLHVSEELPPQVKGLLQVVKAYETLTVEAGVTGNYQASIHALTIHPLVGSATLAKKIVDDILAENKEYLPQF from the coding sequence ATGAAAAAAGGCTTAAAGGTTTGTGTTATCGGTGGAGGGTCCTCATATACACCTGAATTAATTGAAGGATTTATCATCCGTCATGCAGAGCTTCCGGTAGAGGAACTGTACTTAGTTGATATAGAAGCAGGAAAAGAAAAGTTGGAGATCGTTGGTGCGCTAGCGAAACGAATGTTAGAAAAAGCAGGAGTCCCAACAAAGATAACGCTAACTTTGGACCGAAGAGAAGCGATTAAGGATGCAGACTTTGTCATTACTCAAATTCGTGTTGGGTTATTAGAGGCCCGTGCTCGAGATGAACATATTCCTTTACGATATAACTGTATTGGTCAAGAGACAACTGGTGCAGGTGGGTTTGCCAAAGCCATCCGTACAATTCCTGTTGTCCTAGATATTTGCAAAGACATCGAGGAACTTGCTCCAAATGCTTTTTTATTAAATTTCACAAATCCAGCAGGTATTCTTACTGAGGCGGTTTTAACCCATACGAACGTCAAGACGATTGGATTATGTAACATTCCAATTGGAACTAAAATGCAGGTCGCAAAGCTTTTTGACACGGAAGTATCAGATGTGTTTATTGAGATGGTTGGCATTAATCATTTAAATTGGACGACAAAAATTATCGTTCAAGGCAAAGATATTACTTCTGAAGTGTTGTCTAAAGCATCAGACGCGAAAGGGTTAACGATGAAAAATGTACCTGATTTCGGATGGGATGATGATTTCTTACAATCACTCGGGTCATTGCCATGTGCGTACCACCGATATTTTTATATGAAAGAAGAGATGCTAGCAGAACAGCTTGAATCGTTGAATACAACAGGAACACGAGCAAATGTTGTTCAACAGGTTGAAACGGAGCTATTTGAATTGTATAAAGATGAAAACCTTGCGATGAAACCCCCACAGCTGCAAGAACGAGGCGGGGCATATTATTCTGAAGCAGCCCTAGATCTAATCTCATCGATTTATAATAATAAAAGAGATATCCAAACCGTAAATGTCATGAACAATGGAGTCATTTCATGTCTTCCTGATCATGTAGCGGTGGAAGTGAACTGTGTGATTGATGCGCAAGGAGCTCATCCACTTCATGTGAGTGAGGAACTCCCGCCACAAGTGAAAGGGTTACTGCAAGTAGTTAAAGCGTATGAAACCCTTACGGTAGAAGCGGGTGTCACTGGTAATTATCAAGCGTCCATTCATGCTCTAACAATTCATCCGTTAGTAGGTTCAGCTACGCTTGCCAAAAAAATAGTTGATGATATACTAGCAGAAAATAAAGAGTATTTACCTCAGTTTTAA
- a CDS encoding N-acetylglucosamine kinase, producing MAYIIGIDGGGSKTYAVICDEHGNRLGTGIAGGGNHQSIGMKQSLLHIQQSIESALLEAGLKEKDIDFVQYGLSGADREKDFNIILPALSTLPFSKWDVVCDTMEGLRTGSSAYTGVVLVCGSGTNAAGRNEQGETTQTGGFGTFYGDWGGGGELAKETFRAAIRSWEYREIPSLLTTKVPRYFGFSSVEEMFHSFLDEDRYDVPIQLTQVLHEAADEGDQLSISILEKAGQELGLAANSVIKRLGGFNDTVKVVLTGSVLQKGKNKYLLESLCQTLSQESIEFELVIPKMEPVYGSILLAMDRLGLPVTKDIENKFASYGGYEK from the coding sequence ATGGCATACATTATTGGTATTGACGGTGGAGGAAGCAAAACCTATGCGGTTATCTGTGACGAGCATGGCAATCGTTTAGGTACAGGAATTGCTGGGGGTGGGAATCATCAATCCATCGGAATGAAGCAATCCCTTCTGCATATTCAACAATCAATTGAAAGCGCTCTACTCGAGGCTGGGTTGAAAGAAAAGGACATTGATTTTGTACAATATGGGCTATCAGGAGCAGACCGAGAAAAAGATTTTAACATTATTCTTCCTGCATTATCTACTCTTCCTTTTTCAAAATGGGATGTCGTATGCGACACGATGGAAGGTCTTCGTACCGGTTCTTCAGCATATACAGGTGTTGTTCTTGTTTGTGGGTCAGGAACAAATGCTGCCGGAAGAAACGAACAAGGTGAAACAACGCAAACGGGAGGATTCGGGACATTTTATGGTGATTGGGGCGGGGGAGGAGAGCTTGCGAAGGAAACATTTCGCGCTGCAATACGCTCATGGGAGTATCGTGAAATCCCTTCACTATTAACAACGAAAGTCCCAAGGTACTTTGGATTTTCTTCTGTTGAAGAAATGTTCCATTCATTTTTAGATGAGGACAGATACGATGTTCCGATTCAGCTGACTCAAGTGTTACATGAAGCAGCTGATGAAGGGGATCAACTTTCTATTTCTATTTTAGAAAAAGCAGGCCAGGAACTAGGCTTAGCAGCAAACTCTGTCATTAAAAGATTAGGTGGATTCAATGATACGGTCAAAGTTGTTTTAACAGGCAGTGTCCTCCAAAAAGGAAAAAATAAATATTTACTTGAGTCTTTATGCCAGACCTTAAGCCAAGAGTCGATTGAGTTTGAGTTGGTTATTCCAAAAATGGAGCCTGTCTACGGATCAATTTTATTAGCAATGGACCGCCTAGGACTTCCAGTTACCAAAGATATAGAAAATAAGTTTGCAAGCTATGGAGGGTATGAGAAATGA
- a CDS encoding GntR family transcriptional regulator — MFEKEASLQHIVKEAIVEKIKQGIYQIGDKLPPEIELCKMFNVSRTTVRLALQQLTLEGRIYRIQGSGSYVSEPKITQSLSSSGLGFANQMLEQGYQPKVVVIDLRVIPADSSLAEKLQLNETDPLTKLTRIRYANEIPIQYETSYIPWKFAPGLVEEKEDSLHSLFSLLQTKYNIKIHKTVESLEPIIPTTQLCTRLQMIEGTPAFQLETTTYNQNQAPIEYSEAIFRGDRSKFTIERYY; from the coding sequence ATGTTTGAAAAAGAAGCGTCATTACAACACATCGTAAAAGAAGCGATTGTTGAAAAAATAAAGCAAGGCATATATCAAATTGGTGATAAACTCCCACCTGAAATTGAACTATGTAAAATGTTTAATGTTAGTCGGACAACTGTCCGTTTGGCTCTCCAACAACTAACACTAGAAGGAAGAATATATCGAATTCAAGGAAGCGGTTCTTATGTTTCCGAACCAAAAATTACGCAATCACTTAGTTCTAGCGGTCTTGGGTTTGCGAATCAAATGCTAGAACAAGGCTATCAACCTAAAGTGGTAGTCATAGATTTACGAGTGATTCCAGCTGATTCTTCTCTTGCAGAAAAATTACAACTTAACGAAACGGATCCCCTAACTAAATTGACAAGAATTCGGTATGCAAATGAGATCCCTATTCAATATGAAACATCCTATATCCCATGGAAATTCGCACCAGGGTTAGTTGAAGAAAAAGAAGATTCCTTACACTCGTTATTTTCTCTCTTACAAACAAAATATAATATAAAAATCCATAAAACAGTAGAATCTCTTGAACCTATCATCCCTACAACACAATTATGTACACGACTACAAATGATAGAAGGAACCCCAGCGTTTCAACTTGAAACAACAACTTATAATCAAAACCAAGCTCCGATTGAGTACTCTGAAGCGATATTCCGAGGCGACCGCTCCAAATTCACAATCGAAAGGTATTATTAA
- the hmpA gene encoding NO-inducible flavohemoprotein → MGTKTLNQDTIEIIKSTVPVLAEHGEAITTRFYQMLFSNHPELLHIFNHANQKKGKQPQALANSIYAAAQYIDNLEAILPVVKQIAHKHRSLNIKPEHYPIVGEHLLLAIKDVLGEAATDDIIHAWGEAYGVIADVFISVEKEMYDEAEQAKGGWKEFRHFIVSKKEKESEVITSFYLTPQDGKEIASFLPGQYISIKAVIEGEEYTHIRQYSLSDHPNQPYYRISVKREDGSQNQPAGIVSQFLHDTVREGDILEVTAPAGDFVLQTEPELPIVLISGGVGQTPLLSMLKTLAQKEPNRVVTYIHAAINGSLQAFDQEVREAVEGNDNYNYYLCLESPTDEDKQANKHQQEGYIDQEWLSTVILDHDAEFYVCGPTPFMQASYQALVNLGVAKEQIHYEFFGPKGVIEN, encoded by the coding sequence GCTGAGCATGGTGAGGCAATTACGACAAGATTTTATCAAATGTTATTTTCGAATCATCCTGAACTATTACATATTTTTAATCATGCTAACCAAAAGAAAGGAAAACAGCCACAAGCTTTAGCGAATTCCATTTATGCAGCAGCGCAGTATATTGATAACCTAGAGGCTATATTGCCTGTTGTGAAACAAATTGCACATAAGCACCGGAGTTTAAACATAAAGCCAGAGCACTATCCAATAGTAGGAGAACATTTATTATTAGCGATAAAGGATGTCCTAGGAGAAGCGGCAACTGACGACATCATCCATGCGTGGGGAGAAGCGTACGGGGTGATCGCAGATGTATTTATTTCGGTAGAAAAGGAAATGTATGACGAGGCAGAACAAGCAAAAGGGGGTTGGAAGGAGTTTCGTCATTTTATCGTTTCTAAGAAAGAAAAAGAAAGTGAAGTCATTACATCATTCTATCTAACTCCGCAAGATGGAAAAGAGATTGCTAGCTTTTTGCCTGGTCAGTATATTTCAATTAAAGCTGTTATTGAAGGTGAAGAATATACTCACATTCGACAATACAGTTTGTCTGACCATCCCAACCAACCTTATTACCGAATTAGTGTAAAACGCGAAGATGGTTCTCAAAATCAACCAGCTGGAATCGTGTCACAGTTTCTTCATGATACAGTAAGAGAAGGAGATATCCTTGAAGTCACGGCGCCAGCAGGAGATTTTGTGTTACAAACTGAACCGGAGCTTCCTATCGTGCTCATTAGTGGGGGAGTCGGTCAAACTCCGCTCTTGAGTATGTTAAAGACATTAGCTCAGAAAGAACCAAATCGAGTCGTTACTTATATTCATGCGGCTATCAATGGTTCACTTCAAGCCTTTGACCAGGAAGTTCGTGAGGCTGTGGAGGGGAATGATAATTATAACTATTATTTGTGCTTGGAATCTCCAACGGACGAAGATAAACAAGCAAACAAGCATCAACAGGAAGGGTATATTGACCAAGAATGGTTGTCTACAGTAATTCTAGATCATGATGCGGAGTTTTATGTTTGTGGACCAACGCCATTTATGCAAGCTTCCTACCAAGCTTTGGTTAATTTAGGTGTAGCTAAAGAGCAAATCCATTATGAATTCTTTGGACCAAAAGGTGTAATTGAAAACTAG